One Lentimicrobium sp. L6 genomic window, AGTTTGGTATTAAGTCCAGGGTGTTTGAGAGGTTTGATGGTGAGTGGTATAGATATTCAGTTGGTCATTACGATAAAATGTGGAGAGCTAAAGAGTTAAGGAATACCATAAGAAGTACTAATGGGATTGAAGATGCTTTTATTGTCGTTTATCGCGATAATGAAAGGATAAGTTTAGAAGAGGCATTAAATTATGCTGCAAGAACTCAGTCTGTAGTACTTGTTAAGGAAGAGCAGCAAGTTAGTGAAGAAGATTTAGAGAAAGTTTACCCTTTAATAAGATTAGATCAAAGTATTCCATCGGAAGGTATACTTATTGGAGTGCAGATACTTTCTGTTCGAAACGATCATTATCCTTTAGGTGTATTTAGTGGGATCTATGGAATAGAGAAAAATATCTTGGTTAATATAAAATCACCATGGCATAAATTAATAGCCGTTGGCTTCGATGATTATGAAAATGCTCTTGATTATCAAGACTATGCCAGATCTAAAGGATTTATTGATGCTTTTGTAGTCGCTTTTAAAGATGGGAAGCGAATAAGTATTTCTACCTTGAAGTCTCTCACTAATGGGCAGTAGTTTAGTTTTTCTTTAATCTGTTAACATTAAGTTAATATTGAATTAATACAATCATAATATTTGTTCTTCTCTCCTTGAGTTAAATATGGTTTATTTTGCAAAAAAAACATATTTAAATGGAGAGTATTTATATTGTAATTGTTGGAGTGCTATTTATCTTAGCAATATCCGACTTGGTAGTGGGGGTCAGTAATGATGCTGTAAACTTCCTAAATTCTGCGGTTGGTTCTAAAGCGGCAAGTTTTAAAGTGATTATGTTCGTCGCGGCCCTGGGAGTGGTAGTTGGGGCTACATTTTCAACGGGTATGATGGAGGTGGCCAGAAAAGGAATTTTCCATCCTCAAATGTTTTATTTTTCAGAGATTATGGTGATATTCTTTGCCGTGATGATTACTGATGTCATTCTCTTGGATACTTTCAATACTTTTGGTATGCCAACTTCTACAACTGTTTCAATTGTTTTCGAGTTATTAGGGGCGGCTGTAGCTATTGCCTTATTGAAGGTAATGGGCGATAGTGGATTGTCAGTCTCTGACTACATTAATAGTAGTAAAGCTTTGGCTATTATTTCTGGGATATTGTTATCTGTTGTGGTCGCTTTTTTAAGTGGAGCGATTATACAATATATTAGCAGATTGATTTTCTCCTTCCGATTTAAAAAGAAAATGAAATTATATGGCTCTATTTGGGGAGGGCTCTCTATTGCAGCTATTACATACTTCATTTTAATAAAAGGGCTCAAGGGATCTCCTTATGCTAGTTATGAAATGGCAGATGGAGTGCTGCTTAAGGAGTGGGTTCAGGTAAATGCTGTTTTAATTATAGGTTTTAGCTTTGCTGCTTGGACGGTCTTGCTACAGATGATAACTTGGCTGTTTAAGATAAATATTTCTAAGGTGATTGTGCTGGTAGGTACATTTGCTTTGGCAATGGCTTTTGCAGGAAACGATTTAGTAAATTTTATTGGAGTTCCTTTGGCGGGTTACGAATCATATATGCAGTTTGCCGCTAACCCTGGAGCAGATCCAAATGCTTTCTTAATGACTGGATTGGGTGGCAAAGTTGAAACACCATTTATATTTCTGATTTTGGCCGGTGCAGTGATGGTAGTTACACTTTATTTTAATAAAAAGGCTAAAAGAGTTATTAAAACTTCTGTTGATTTAAGCCGTCAAGATGAAGGTACTGAACGATTTGGGTCTACAATGTTTTCAAAAGTATTAGTTCGTTCGGCAATTCGTGTTAATAAACGTGTTTCCAGTATTCTGCCTCAGAGAACCAATGACTTTATCAGGCAGCAGTTTGATGCTTCTAGAGCTGAAGAGGTTTTGGAAGGAGAGGAAAGACCTGCATTTGATATGATTAGAGCTTCTGTAAACTTAGTAGTGGCTAGTATATTGATATCCTTTGCAACTTCTTTAAAACTTCCTCTATCCACAACTTATGTTACTTTTATGGTGGCTATGGGGACTTCGTTAGCTGATAATGCATGGGGCAGAGAAAGTGCTGTTTATAGAATTACAGGTGTTATTTCTGTAATAATGGGTTGGTTCTTTACAGCTATGGCGGCTTTTACTGTTGCTTTTGTGGTGGCATTTTTATCACAACTAGGTGGTTTTATTGTAATTGGGTTGTTTATTTTAATTGCTGCTTATAGTGTGATTAGATCTCATATTAAAGGTAAAAAATCAGAGGATGCACAAGAAGAAGAAAAACAAGTAAGCGAATTAGCAGAATCGGTGAGTGTTTCAGATATTCATCTAGAATGTAAATCTTCTGCCTCAGATTCTTTCCATTTAGTAGCTGACGTGTTTGGGGGTATGGTAGATGGCTTGGCAAGTGAGAATAGAAAGGAATTAAGTCATACTTTCAAGAAAGCAAAATCTTATAATAAGAAAGTAAAACGAGCAAAAGGTGATATTAAGAATGTCATTTTGCGCCTTGATGATGATGCTTTAAACTCTGCCCAGTATTACACGCTGGTTCTCGATTATATGAGAGAGATTGGTCGCAATTTGATGTTTATTACAGAGCCTTCATTGGAGCATGTTGATAATAATCATAAACCTATAGGTCCAAAGCAGACAGAAGATTTATCTGTCTTAAACAAAGATATTGAATCGTTTGTGAATGCTGCTGTTCAGATCATCACTGAAAGTTCATATCAAAGACTTCCTGACCTATTAAAACAGAGTGAGGGTATATTGAGTAATATGGATGGCTATACTATGGCCCAGATTAAGCGTTTGAAGAAGAATAAAACAGGCGCTAAGAATACAAAGTTATTCTTAGATGTATTGGCTGAGACTAAGTCATTAATGGTGAATATGGTTAATCTGACCAAGTCAATGCGTGACCTATCAAAAATAGGTGGCATGTATTATGAATAAAGTATTGGTGTAAAATAAAATTTTAGAGCCGTTTCTTAATTAGAGCCGGCTTTTTTTTTGACTTATTTGTTCGAGCTAATACTTTCCTCATGGTTAATACAAATATTCCACAGAGATTAGTATGAACCTACTGTATAATTAGAATTTCAGATGTGTATATTGAATGCTGTCTCATTTGAGCTAATTACCTGATGCTATGCAAAGTTTATAAAGACTTCCGCAGGAATGTCTAAGCCGCCTTATATCAAAGTCGTTAAGCCTGACTTACTTCAGGAAGTCGGAGCAAATGGCGTGAAGGAATAAAAAACAATACTGTTTGACCCTCGTTAGTGATCATTCGTAGAATGTCACTATAGGGAGGAGTTTATGCTGACATGTAATCGTCAACATTTATTGTTTTTCCGGAAAGGCATTTGTGGAGTAGTCTTTGATATACAGCGGAGGTTTTGTAACACTTTTCCAAAAAGTGTTGAAGAGAAATATATTATCATGCTTTTTCAGATTAAATGAACCATTTGGGTAATATATTTATTAATAATAGCTTCCTAAATTAACAAGAGAAAAAATGACTAGATTGTCCATCCCCCAGAAAAACACGTTGATCCTATATTTGTCTGGAATGATAATCAATTCATGGCATTGGTTTTGTAAATGAATGTTGAGTTATTCTTTTTCGTTTGTAATAAGAGTGGCCAAAATAAAAGCGGCATCGTTAATAACAATGCCGCTTTTTTAGGGTATTAAATCTTTTATTTCTTTCTAATGGCTTTTAAATCTTCAAGGATGTAAATAGATTCTAAGATATAATTGTCTTTAGTAATCTCGTCGTGCCACTCATCTGTTGTTACTCGTTTTGTACTATCTGCGTTTATTTTTGGGGTATCAAATTTTAAATCTCTAACAGAAATCGCTAAAGTGTCCTCCCCAATGTGCTCGAATTGTTTAATAAAATCTTTTCGGGCTTTTTTATCAATTTCGTACTTATCAAATTTTAGGGGTTCAACAGTTTCTTCTCTTCTTTTCTTCACCCATTTGGCATATTTTTCAATTTCATTAAAGCTTGAGTTTGCTTTTGTTCTTTTGCTGCTATTTTCTTTAATGTATTGATAGTTTGGGATGTAGTTGTCAAGTTTTTGGTATTCAACAGCTGCGATTTCGTCCCAGGGAAGAGCAAAATCCATTTCTTTTTCGCCGAAATCTATATAGGAATAGTTCGTGGGTAAAATAACATCGGGAACAACTCCTTTTAATTGGGTGGCTCCACCATTGATTCTATAGAATTTTTCCATCGTGATTTTTAATGAACCAAAACTTTTATAGTCATTGAACTTTGATGGAAGTAGTCTGTCTAAATCAACAAACTGCTGAACGGTTCCTTTGCCGAATGTGGAATTAGAGCCAACAATAACTGCTCTTTGGTAATCTTGTAGGGCTGCCGCAAGAATTTCTGAAGCAGAAGCGCTGGTCTCACTGACTAAAACAACAAGGTTGCCATCGTAGTTTAGTATGTTATCATGGTCTCTTAATACGCTTTGTTGGCCAATACTGCTTCTTCTTTGTACTACTGGACCTTGATCGATAAATAGACCTGCTATTTCTACTGCGTCACGTAAAGAACCACCACCGTTACCTCGAAGGTCAATAATGACATTGTCAATACCTTCGCTAGTGATTTTTTCTAATTCTTTTTTCATATCAGCACCACAACTTCTGCCTTTAGGATCGTTGAAGTTGGTATAGAAACTTGGAAGATAAATATATCCTACTTCAAGTCCTTTCTCATTTTTTGGGCTAATAACCGCAGATTTCGCATAGGTTTCTTCTCGAATAACTATGTCACGAATAATCGGAACTACCATAATTGTACCATCGGGTTTTTTAATAGTTAGTCTAACCTCTGTTCCTTTGGCTCCTCTAATCAACTTTACGGCCTCGTCAAGTCTCATGTCATAAACGTCTACAGGCTCCTCATCAGCTTGTCCAACCTTCATAATAAGGTCTTCTTCTTTTACAAGGCCAGTTTTCCATGATGGACTGCCCGGCAATACTTCTACTACTCTGATATAACCATCTTTTGGTGATAGTGTGGCTCCGATTCCTTCTAGTTGTCCTGAGAATCGGATATCGAAATCTTCTTTCAATTTTGGAGGGAAGTAATTAGTGTGGGGATCGAAGACGGCAGCTAATGAATTTTCATAAACAGATATTCTATCGGTATTATTTACCTGATCTATCATTCTATGGAACCAGTCGTCCTGTCGTTTGAGAATTTTTTTTCTAGCGTCTGCTTCTAGTTCTGGAAAAGTTTTAATAGTTACAGTATCACTTTTTTCTGAAGCATCGGTTTGTTCCTTTAGTTTGGTGCTGATGTTCGTAATGGTTTGGTATTTTAATGCTTTTCTCCAACGTTCTTTTAACTCATTCATATTTTTACAATAAGAAACTTTGTCAGGATCCATTTCAATAGATTCATCAATTTCATAATTGAAGGGTTCTGCAAGTATTTCTTTATAAAGCTCTTGTATTTGGAGTGTTCTTTTGTTTAGGGTAGAAATAGAAATGTTGAAAAAGTCTAACTTGTCCGCTGTAAGTTGATTGTCTAATTCGTATTTATACTCTGACAACATGTCTATGTCTTCCTGTAATAAGAAGTTTTTGCTTCTATCGATATTCTTCACGTATTCTTCGAAAAACTCAAAAGACAAGCTGTCGTTAAGTTCTTTAGGAGAATAATGTGCTCTTTCTAAAGAAGAGATAATCACATTGCTTAAAATCTTATTCTTTTTATTGTCGAATATTTTTTGCTGAACTTCGTCTTCAATGTCGGTCTGCGCAAATATGGGAATGTTGAATAATAGTATGATTGCGATTAGTAGATTCGTGTTTCTGATCATTTTGGGTTTTTTAATTATTGTAAAAGTGGTGGTACAAAAAAATAATCTCATCAATTTTCAAAAATAGGAAATTTACTTCAGCAAATGCCTGTTATGCCGTTAATATTTGTTAAGCTAAATAAAAAAAACACCCGACGTTTGCCGGGTGTTTTTTGGAATATATATTGAGTTTAATTAAGATACAAATACCTTATACATCGATATTTGCATATTTCGCATTCTGTTCAATGAATTCTCTACGAGGAGGAACTTCATCTCCCATTAACATAGAGAATACGTGATCTGCTTCAGGTTCATTTTCAATTTCAACTCTTCTGAGTGTCCTTCCTTCCGGATCCATGGTGGTATACCATAATTGCTCTGCGTTCATTTCTCCAAGACCTTTATAGCGTTGGATATGAACCCCTTTGTCTTTCCCGTCGGTGGCCATTTTGGAAACGAATAAATCGCGTTGGTCATCATCCCAAGCATAATGTTCTTCCTTGCCTTTTCTAACTAAGTATAAAGGGGGAGTAGCAATATAAACATAGCCTTTTTCGATTAATTCTTTCATGTAACGGAAAAAGAATGTTAGGATTAATGTGGCGATATGACTACCGTCCACATCGGCATCCGTCATGATGATGATTTTGTGGTATCTAAGTTTATTTATGTTTAAGGCTTTGCTATCTTCCTCGGTTCCAATTGAAACTCCAAGCGCCGTAAACATAGTTTTGATTTCCTCATTTTCAAAAATCTTATGAGGCATTGCTTTCTCCACGTTTAAAATCTTACCTCTAAGAGGAAGGATGGCTTGGTATTTTCTGTTTCGTCCTTGCTTGGCTGTTCCACCCGCAGAATCTCCCTCCACTAGGTATATTTCACTCAAAGCAGGGTCTTTTTCAGAGCAATCAGCAAGTTTACCAGGTAAGCCTGAACCAGAAAGCACATTCTTTCTTTGCACCAATTCACGAGCTTTACGAGCAGCATGACGAGCGGTAGCAGCTAAAATCACTTTGTCGACAATTCGTCTGGCATCTTTTGGATTTTCTTCTAAATAATTATTCAAGGCTTGAGAAATCATTTGATCAACAGCTCCCATTACTTCGCTATTTCCTAGCTTGGTTTTGGTTTGCCCTTCAAACTGTGGCTCTTGAACTTTAACGCTAATAACAGCTGTTAAGCCTTCTCTAAAGTCATCACCATTAATATCAAACTTCAACTTAGTTAATAAGCCAGATTTGTCTGCATAAGACTTTAGTGTTCTGGTTAAACCTCTTCTGAAACCACTTAAATGCGTTCCTCCCTCATGGGTGTTAATGTTGTTTACATAAGCATGAACATTCTCAGAGAAAGAAGTATTATATCTCATGGCGATTTCGATGGGAATACCATTCTTTTCGCCTTCCATATAGATGGCGTTCGGAATCAATTTTTCACGAGTTTCATCCAAATAGTCAATAAAATCATTAAGACCTTTTTCAGAATGATAGGTTTTGTTTTTAAACTCACCATCATCTCCGTTTTCTCTTTCGTCTATCAGTTTTAAGGTAATACCTTTATTTAAAAAGGCCAATTCACGCATTCTATTAGCAAGAGTGTCGAAATTGTATTCGGTAACTGTAAAGATGGATGCATCAGGTAGGAAAACAACTTCGGTTCCTGTTTTATCAGATTCCCCAATTTGTTTTACATCATATAATGGTCTTCCGATATTATATTCTTGTTGGAATATTTTTCCTTCACGATATACAGTAGCGATTAACTGCGTAGATAAGGCGTTCACACAAGAAACACCAACCCCGTGTAATCCACCAGAAACTTTATAGGACCCTTTGTCAAATTTACCACCAGCATGAAGCACGGTCATTACTACTTCTAAAGCAGAGCGTCCTTCTTTCTCATGAATCCCAGTGGGGATTCCACGTCCATTATCTGTTACCTTTATGGAATTATTTTCTTGGATAACAACTTCTATAGTATCGCAATGGCCAGCCAATGCTTCATCAATAGAGTTGTCAATTACCTCATAAACCAAATGGTGTAAACCTTTGGATGAAATGTCGCCGATATACATAGCAGGACGTTTTCTAACCGCCTCTAATCCTTCTAATACCTGTATGTTATCCGCCGAATATTCGTTTTGTTTATTCAATTCTTGATCTGTCATAAGTACATTCAATTATAGTCGCGCAAAGATAATTAAAATATGCTAAGATTGGGTGTTTTAAAGCTTCACACAATATTTGTTTTTATTAACAATTGTTAATGTTTGAAAGGCTTGAAGTCCTTGTGCTTATAGGTCGTTTTATTTGAGTCAATTGTGGATAAGAGATTATTGATATTGACCTTATTTTACACTTGTCGTCCATCTTTTATTTTATCTTTGCCAAAAAAACCACATGCAAAAGAAAACTTTGGTATTGGGAGCTAGCCCAAAGCCAGAAAGATATTCTTATAAAGCAGTGAAAATGCTTCAAGAATATCAACATCCAGTTGTGGCAGTTGGATTTCGTGAATCAGTAATAGATACGATCCCAATCCATAAGGGAGAGCCCATTTTCGAGGGTGTCGATACTTTGACTCTTTACCTTGGCCCTCAAAATCAAAAGAATATTTATCATTATATACTAAAGATTAATCCTAAACGTATTATCTTTAACCCAGGTACCGAAAATTCTGAATTAATGAATTTGGCAAAAGAGAATGGAATTGAAGTAGAAGTTGCATGTACCTTGGTTTTATTATCAACCAATCAATATTAGTTTTATGAAGCAATGGAGCTTATACCTGTTAATTATCCTATTATCATTGAGTAGTGTTTTAGTGGCCCAAGCCCAAATTGAGTCTCGTTTAGCGATTCATTGTGCCACTAAGCAAATTGAAATTCCAGTTCAGTTTAAAAATTTGGAGAACATTAAATCCATACATCTTAAATTGAAATTTGACAATACCTTGATTCAATTTGATAGTAGTGTGTATCATAATTCTGATTTTGAATTAGAGAATAAAGAGGAGTATAGAATAAAAACTTCTGTATCTAACGATACCATCTCAATAGATTGGGCAGCCTACTATGGAGTTAACCTAGAGGATGGTCTATTTCTATCACTGCTTTTTACAGAAAAGCCCAGTGCAAATGGGGATGCAATTTTTACTTGGTTTGAAGAGGTTTGTAGTTTTACTAATGTTACAGATTTAGATATTGATGCTAGTTATATAGTAGATGCTAGCTTGCCTGTACCTTATGTAAGTGAAGTTGAAATAGACTTTGAACAATTTACAATTGGCTGTAGAGATGATAGTGAAAATGGTGGTTGTAAAGCTCAAGCAGAAGTTAATATATCTGGAGGAACGGCTCCATATATTTATAAATGGAACGATAAGTTTAATCAGAATGATAGTATTGCAATAGGTCTTTGTCAAGACCCAGTTTTTGTTTCTATTCGTGATGCAGGAGGTTGTATTTATGGAGATTTGTTCAAACCTGTTATTTATGCTGCTGCAGTATATGATATAGCCGCAAATCCAGAAGAAATTTACATTACAAAACCCGATGTGGAATTTGCAATAGAAATAGAGGATGGTTTTATTGAAAAATATGAATGGGATTTTGGTGATGAATCTAAAGCCTATTCAGATATCACGACCCATACTTATCAACAAGTGGGTACCTATGATATCTCCCTTTATACTGAGAATATAGATGGGTGCGATACTATTGTTTATTTAAATACTTTTGAAGTAAAAGAATTAAATTTTTGTATCCCCAATGTATTCACTCCTAATGGGGATGGTGTAAATGATACTTGGATTTTTAAAATTATTGGTGGTGATGGTGGAGGAGAAGATTCTGAAGAGTCATTAAAATCAACAGGAATTCAAGAAGTAACCAAGTGTACTGGAGATGATTTAGTGTTTCAAGAACATTTTAAATCTACCGAGTTGGTGATATTTAATAGGAATGGCTCCAAACTTTTCGATTGTATAAATTGTACAGATAATTGGGATGGCGGTGGATTGCCAGATGGAGTTTATTTTTATGTATTTACATGGGAAGGTGAATATTCAAATGGAAAAGAACAAGGAAGTGTAACCATTCTCGGCGGACAGAATTAGAAAATTATTGACTAAAAATAGAAATGGAGAAAGTTAATCAAATCGAAGCGTTTGCTTCACAAGTTAGAAGAGACATTATCAGAATGGTACATGGCGTGAAATCTGGTCATCCAGGTGGTTCATTGGGTTGTGCTGATTTCTTAAGTACTCTTTATCAAGAGGTATTGGATTA contains:
- a CDS encoding gliding motility-associated C-terminal domain-containing protein, with translation MKQWSLYLLIILLSLSSVLVAQAQIESRLAIHCATKQIEIPVQFKNLENIKSIHLKLKFDNTLIQFDSSVYHNSDFELENKEEYRIKTSVSNDTISIDWAAYYGVNLEDGLFLSLLFTEKPSANGDAIFTWFEEVCSFTNVTDLDIDASYIVDASLPVPYVSEVEIDFEQFTIGCRDDSENGGCKAQAEVNISGGTAPYIYKWNDKFNQNDSIAIGLCQDPVFVSIRDAGGCIYGDLFKPVIYAAAVYDIAANPEEIYITKPDVEFAIEIEDGFIEKYEWDFGDESKAYSDITTHTYQQVGTYDISLYTENIDGCDTIVYLNTFEVKELNFCIPNVFTPNGDGVNDTWIFKIIGGDGGGEDSEESLKSTGIQEVTKCTGDDLVFQEHFKSTELVIFNRNGSKLFDCINCTDNWDGGGLPDGVYFYVFTWEGEYSNGKEQGSVTILGGQN
- a CDS encoding CoA-binding protein produces the protein MQKKTLVLGASPKPERYSYKAVKMLQEYQHPVVAVGFRESVIDTIPIHKGEPIFEGVDTLTLYLGPQNQKNIYHYILKINPKRIIFNPGTENSELMNLAKENGIEVEVACTLVLLSTNQY
- a CDS encoding carboxy terminal-processing peptidase, coding for MIRNTNLLIAIILLFNIPIFAQTDIEDEVQQKIFDNKKNKILSNVIISSLERAHYSPKELNDSLSFEFFEEYVKNIDRSKNFLLQEDIDMLSEYKYELDNQLTADKLDFFNISISTLNKRTLQIQELYKEILAEPFNYEIDESIEMDPDKVSYCKNMNELKERWRKALKYQTITNISTKLKEQTDASEKSDTVTIKTFPELEADARKKILKRQDDWFHRMIDQVNNTDRISVYENSLAAVFDPHTNYFPPKLKEDFDIRFSGQLEGIGATLSPKDGYIRVVEVLPGSPSWKTGLVKEEDLIMKVGQADEEPVDVYDMRLDEAVKLIRGAKGTEVRLTIKKPDGTIMVVPIIRDIVIREETYAKSAVISPKNEKGLEVGYIYLPSFYTNFNDPKGRSCGADMKKELEKITSEGIDNVIIDLRGNGGGSLRDAVEIAGLFIDQGPVVQRRSSIGQQSVLRDHDNILNYDGNLVVLVSETSASASEILAAALQDYQRAVIVGSNSTFGKGTVQQFVDLDRLLPSKFNDYKSFGSLKITMEKFYRINGGATQLKGVVPDVILPTNYSYIDFGEKEMDFALPWDEIAAVEYQKLDNYIPNYQYIKENSSKRTKANSSFNEIEKYAKWVKKRREETVEPLKFDKYEIDKKARKDFIKQFEHIGEDTLAISVRDLKFDTPKINADSTKRVTTDEWHDEITKDNYILESIYILEDLKAIRKK
- the gyrB gene encoding DNA topoisomerase (ATP-hydrolyzing) subunit B, producing MTDQELNKQNEYSADNIQVLEGLEAVRKRPAMYIGDISSKGLHHLVYEVIDNSIDEALAGHCDTIEVVIQENNSIKVTDNGRGIPTGIHEKEGRSALEVVMTVLHAGGKFDKGSYKVSGGLHGVGVSCVNALSTQLIATVYREGKIFQQEYNIGRPLYDVKQIGESDKTGTEVVFLPDASIFTVTEYNFDTLANRMRELAFLNKGITLKLIDERENGDDGEFKNKTYHSEKGLNDFIDYLDETREKLIPNAIYMEGEKNGIPIEIAMRYNTSFSENVHAYVNNINTHEGGTHLSGFRRGLTRTLKSYADKSGLLTKLKFDINGDDFREGLTAVISVKVQEPQFEGQTKTKLGNSEVMGAVDQMISQALNNYLEENPKDARRIVDKVILAATARHAARKARELVQRKNVLSGSGLPGKLADCSEKDPALSEIYLVEGDSAGGTAKQGRNRKYQAILPLRGKILNVEKAMPHKIFENEEIKTMFTALGVSIGTEEDSKALNINKLRYHKIIIMTDADVDGSHIATLILTFFFRYMKELIEKGYVYIATPPLYLVRKGKEEHYAWDDDQRDLFVSKMATDGKDKGVHIQRYKGLGEMNAEQLWYTTMDPEGRTLRRVEIENEPEADHVFSMLMGDEVPPRREFIEQNAKYANIDV
- a CDS encoding inorganic phosphate transporter codes for the protein MESIYIVIVGVLFILAISDLVVGVSNDAVNFLNSAVGSKAASFKVIMFVAALGVVVGATFSTGMMEVARKGIFHPQMFYFSEIMVIFFAVMITDVILLDTFNTFGMPTSTTVSIVFELLGAAVAIALLKVMGDSGLSVSDYINSSKALAIISGILLSVVVAFLSGAIIQYISRLIFSFRFKKKMKLYGSIWGGLSIAAITYFILIKGLKGSPYASYEMADGVLLKEWVQVNAVLIIGFSFAAWTVLLQMITWLFKINISKVIVLVGTFALAMAFAGNDLVNFIGVPLAGYESYMQFAANPGADPNAFLMTGLGGKVETPFIFLILAGAVMVVTLYFNKKAKRVIKTSVDLSRQDEGTERFGSTMFSKVLVRSAIRVNKRVSSILPQRTNDFIRQQFDASRAEEVLEGEERPAFDMIRASVNLVVASILISFATSLKLPLSTTYVTFMVAMGTSLADNAWGRESAVYRITGVISVIMGWFFTAMAAFTVAFVVAFLSQLGGFIVIGLFILIAAYSVIRSHIKGKKSEDAQEEEKQVSELAESVSVSDIHLECKSSASDSFHLVADVFGGMVDGLASENRKELSHTFKKAKSYNKKVKRAKGDIKNVILRLDDDALNSAQYYTLVLDYMREIGRNLMFITEPSLEHVDNNHKPIGPKQTEDLSVLNKDIESFVNAAVQIITESSYQRLPDLLKQSEGILSNMDGYTMAQIKRLKKNKTGAKNTKLFLDVLAETKSLMVNMVNLTKSMRDLSKIGGMYYE